tcttagtttgacggggccttggcggaagtggcgatgtcaaggtcagggcgtactgcgtcttaattttttatatatttttttaatattttttttttttttgtatttttagcattttagaagggatctataaaaaaagctggggtagacctaggtggtcgttattcgattttttctgagttgtactctgtgtgagttggaagtaagagaatgtaagtagcctgtgtggcagtccgctgattacgtggttataacgttgagttgttgaacattgaaataatactgagaaatattacagtgtgagccgctgtatacatGTTCTATtcctctgttcaacggatgactgaagtgactttgtacaggaaagtgtgacaccgcagattttcagatctttaaacgagccaagttaccgctacagtcgtaacagactccctccagctctccctctgtcacgtgactgtcacccggccagcgaccaccccccatcgccagcctccaccctccctgtgtgcgtgctatgttccatcccacctaactgccatgtcgcacactaccatacagtatagtaatcgagttttttgctaaaggaataatataggaagggactttcgataggtgctgcgtgtttgttatgtaagttgataacaatgataactgatgtgctctgctgttcgtcgcagcaaacactttttttaatgaggttattaacgacactcgatgaagacttgtttaggcatttacttcttcggttcttcctctttacatgtagaagtataaatcacttacacagagaacatttccttgcacgtcagtgagcttagtacaaactcgcagcacttagaacaaaaggCTATGTGATACCTCTAGCAGTTGTTCtcatctgtcgaggttttgacatcgctgctgacgtaatagtccttactaaaggggggggggtctgtggagcggagtgctacaagtctgatcctttaacatcatttgtcctcatttactaaccactcgcatgtaaacaactttatgttcaagtagtgatgtagatcctagtgcacttgtcctactgtttgcagtctatatttcgttactgaatgaagtgtagatattgagattcgaattgtaaacgtacattatatactgggaaaataatttacgattacaagtacaaggggcccggagaggtcgtctgtcccggggcccgggctggctctcggcggccctgatcCAACTAGCAGTGAATACTGCactaataaaaatgaaaaaaaggaaatgaataaGCTGGATAAATGACTGAAATCCAAAAGATCCAGTGTAAATATACTGTACATATATCTCCCAACAATATGGCACTTATTGTATTACTGTGGTAATCCTGAGATCTTTATCCCTTTATCCGTCTCCTGCTGGAAAATACCAGGTAGTCACCTGGTAGTCTACTTTCAGTCTATGTTGTgattcaaacaaattttaaagtaagACAGAATTATATGGGCTGGAGAGACGCTTAATTCTCTTAAGGATGTACATTTGGTGATGGAAATCTAAATCCTAATATCATATGCAGAAGAGGGCTGTGGACCTGACACTTCCAGTCTTTACTATAGCCGCTGCACATAACcacatatatatagacacatatacatgaaaacatacacacacatgcagatacacacatgtacagagaCAGACATTCACAGACAtgcatacccacacacacacagacacacacacatttgcatgcagactctctctctctcacacacacacacacacttttttccaGTTTGCAAATTCCACTACAACCACCTGCATGACAGGGgaatgggtgtgtgtgtgtgttttactctgagccagcaactaatgatatatcacagcaaggcagtcaGTCATGTAGACAGATGCCATGTAAGGAGAAACAGCAGCATACCCAAGATGAAAACTGAATCCAGGACTGCCAACCCTCAcgtactgtattggtgacaggcactaactgttgcaccaccagacGACCCACACCAGCATGACAGTCAAACTCTATTTCCTTCTTTTGCTTCTCATTCCTGTCTCCTTTTCTAATAATTCCCAACAAGATGGCACAAAGAacatagacaaaaaaaaaatgataacaataatagtGTTACACTTTAACTTCCCAGTCAACTTAGAAAGATTTAATACCTCTGGTCTGATGGCTCCACACGCACTTTGTCATACAGTTGGTATGGAACTTTATGTTGTTCTAAGGACTCAAGAGCCACCCGCACAGGATCCATTTTTGCTAGCTTACTGTCCGtcatcacacaaacatttctggCTTTGAAGTTTAGGCAGTCCTGTCACAACCATAAAGGAATATTAaccaaaacatgtttatattctGCTTCTTTACACTTACCATATGGTATATACAAGATTTGTTCATACTTTCTCACCACTTAAAAAGCAGTTTGAGAAGCATTGATATCTTGGACACCTTGACacattttgtcatgtttttaaaaCCAAACCACAACAACGGCTATTCagtgactgtattttaaaacagatttttgatATAAAACAGATATACTTACCAGACCAACTTCCTGTGTCACGCCTTTTCCATATCGAATATTCGAACAAGCCATCTTTGAAAGAAATACAGTTCTTTATTGCTTTCAatgaatatattatttttttagattagctatatttatttgcttattagAGAAAAACAATATTCTGGGATTTCATGTAAAATCAATGTCAACAAATGTGGAAGTGTATATTCAACAGTGTACGTTCATATATAGTGATATAGAAAATTCAAGAATTTGCAGAACTGGTGTCCacatttcaaaacatgtttaataTATATGTCTGCACCTTTTTTAGGAAGAATAATGCAAATCAGCAACTTTACCTACCTCATATGCATAATCTGTCTTGTCACTCTGATTGTAGGTTGATACTAATCctaattgataaaaaaaatactaaataaaaaatcctGAGGGCACAGTTATTTCTCCTAGTAATTCTTCCATATCCAAGaacaaatgtttttcattaaacTCTGAATTTCTTAAATTATATAAGTCTGGTCACTTTCTTATGAAGACTTTAAGCATATTTTAGTTCTTTGCATTTAATTATCAGccacatttctgtttttaaatcttCAGTCTAACTACTTACCATTCTGAATGAACTGATATGACGATGGTACAAGTCCTTTCCTGAAATTTAATCAGAATAAGATTAGAATATAAGCTCTGTGAACAtaattgtaagaaataaaaataagacgtAAAACCTAATTAAAATATGGGTTTCAGAACTGTAAATAGAATCTTGGGTACTATATATTGTGATAACATTTTGGAAACTgggaattaaaaataattactattgcgcttttgattaaaaaaaaaaaacaaacaaacaaagtgcaTTTATTTTGGCATTGCAACATATATTTAGTTAAGACCTTTTTGGAATAATTTGGAAAAAACGTTTTTGAGAATGTAAATTGTAATGTATTGTTTTATTGAACTATGATGCACTGTCTTTCAGACTATTATACCTGAGGCAAAATTTTCTTATATGCAAATGTTAACTGGAAAATATAGGTTAACTGAAAACAATAGGATATATATGAGATATGTTTGATGCTTCTGTGTGTATAAACCTATCATCTGCCATGTGCACATCCTAGTTTCTGAATGCTATAAGGACCACTGACAACTAGATTTGTCATTCACGCGTTTTGCTTCTTAATGATATCAGGATGTACGATatagtatattatatatatattccttttatatatatatttcagaacgcagcaattttaaaaacgcaataataattaataaagttaTGGAAGTTTTCCCACGGAGTCTCGGTAAAGGGTTGAAGACTGGTGCTCTAGTTCTGATCAGTCTGTTAGAAATGTGTGGCTAATATTTGGCTACATGAGAACTGATCGATCGTCGATCTGGCCATTCAAAAGGGACCTTGACCttaattaattttcatttaatcCACCAAAGAGGAATCCTAGCTCTCTGATTCCACCCCGTACTCGATTTCGACTAATTAATTATACAATATCAGGAATTGAACCCACAGGGAAAAACCATTCTTTTACCCGATAAAAAGGACATGGGGGAGTCCAGCCTAGCGCTGATTTATTTACTGTCATGAACATGTGGGTTCTGCATTTTTTCCAAGCACATATTAtggtttaatatatataaaatggcACACATCGAGACGCTCAACAGATAATGCAGTTAAGCACTGATACATGCACAATTTTCCAAGCAAGCAGCATGACAAGTCACTGATGCCAGCGACGGGCGGTCGTCGACCTCAAGACTGCTGCCTTTCATTTAGAGCTGCTAAAACCGAAACTAGACTGTCGTCTGCCACAAAGATAATGCATTAAAACTGCGTGGAGCATACACACACTGTTAAACCTCTTACCATTTTGTTGAAATTCTGTGGTAACCACAAAAAGCTCGTAAAAGCGAtgacattttctgtttacaaaGCTTTCACACGTGCTCGTGCAAACTCTAAAATAGATCGAATGTTATCAAAATGGACTATGAACCTTCACCTTGATTTACATAGTTGCCTCCCTTTGGTAACCCCTTTCATAACTACGAGGTTCGATCGTTAATGTCGGCAAAAGACAAACCCTTTTTTAATCATATGTATTAGATAATCTGCAGGGACAGTTGTCTTAAATAGCACTCTGAACTTATTTTTAGTCTGGTGTAGAAAAGTAATTTTCGGTAGGAAAGTCCCCTGCACCAACACAGCAACATTTCCTAACTTCGCGCCGCGATCCAATCAGCTGGTATGAAAGGGAAATAACACCTCACCCTGAGAGGTTCGATTGCTCAACGAACAGAAATCAATGAAAACAGGAGAACTGTTAGAGCCATTCCAGTCGTGCTCTGTCTTCGACAAACTAGCAATGAGGAGCAGACACTCCtgtatttatcatttatgtGGTCCGGTGCATACCCTCTATGGCTTGATGCTTTTTAGGTGAGTACCTACaggttagtaataataaaagaatgttCCTAGTTTGGTCTGTGCTCAGACTGTGAATTATAtcccacacatacatatataaatatacacacttATGCAATATACACtctcacataatttttttttgcgttataccttcagtttcttttattgtataGCTTTAAAACATGATAGCACCGGCTTGTTTTGCTCATGTTGTACTAAGGGCTAATTTAATAAAGAGGCTactgtttctcttttgttattgttgtttcttttactttctggTACATTTAAATTAGTCCTTTCAACAACGATAACAATATGGTGAGTGAGGACCTTTCAGAAATAGCTGACTAGTTGAGCTTTTGTTAATTATTGAAGTCAAATGTGAGACATGCAATTAAACATTCAGATTTCATCAGAAAGAAATCttggaaaagtaaaattaagtgTTAAGACTAAAAAGAATATGTAGACACCTacatgaaaatatattatttggATTAATAGAAGCTTTTATTGATgctaatttttataaaataatttttttttgttctaggTCATGAAAACAGATGAATTCTACAAAAACCTAAACTTGTGTAACCCCTGGACTAGTAAAGTAGTCAGCAAGGTAGTCAACAAGTCACAAACAAAGGGTATAAAGGTaaccaagaaaataaatcatgcaAACTActggggaaagaaaaagagttagAGAAAAGCATTTGGATGTTGGTGAACGCACACCATTACTTTCATCAACAGAGAACTATAGCTCTGTAAATATTGAGACTAATGAGAACCAACCCCAAGATACAGCAGGAAGGGCAACTAGTAAGCATGCAGGTGAATCAGACGCTGAAACATCCTTTTCATTTAGGCAGCTGCCTGCAAGGAAGAAGTGGACACTGTGCATGATGGCATTTTCCAACTTTGCTGCCTGTACTTGCTTTTCATTGCTGGCTCCATTCTTTCCCATTGAGGTAAAGAGAAATCATTTTGagataaaaactttatttttttatctttttttggcACAGTGTAAACATGTGGGTATGAAAATGCATATGCTATAAATTTGTTTCCTGAAAAGCGTAACAAGGAAATGCAAATGCTTTGGGGAAGAAAGCTATCATTCTTGTTTCAGTTAATTTATGGCATATAAGTaaggaaataattaaaattaaggaAAGAATTAACAGTATGAACAAAAACAGCATGTCAGTCTGTGTGCATGGTTGACACAAGTAGAATGTATAACCATCATAGTTGTATTAGTGCCCTCATATGTTAAACTTACAAATGTATAACCTTCCATATCATTTGCTGGCTGTCCTGAATATcttcttcacaaacttcagaaagtacagaactctgctgcatgtctggtaCTTATAGCTAGGAAACAGTGCAAACTGTCCATGctctgttttaatttctttgcttgcacctgccctgattatttctctgaattgcttttcccttatgtcccagctagacaactccactccttgtctgatgatcatctctttacttttcctgtcaccagaaaAACAACATGTGGTCACAGGATTTTGGTTATtatgcagcgaaacaatggaactctctccctttccatatccaccatcTACCCACttttgaatcctttaaatgtgcactgaaaatgcacttcttccgtaaacattactcctaacaacctttcccttAATCCTAGTCCTTTTTCATACCCTTCCTTTTAcagtatcatgttactctcagctcttgttcttgttatttagttcctctttgtgttttctggttatttttttatagttcatatgttatttgtttgttttcttgtccctcgtatgctgtccatgttttgttcttgttctttagtgctaagagcatgctccttaggagtgtgagtatgcgctttacaaattttgcctttattattatttgagtCTAGTGCAGTAAACGAACGTCTTTGAAAATACTCAGATGTCATGCATTTTATATCTATTTCTTCAGTGTCATTATAAAGTTTGTATGCGAAAGCATTTAACACTTTTAGTACTGTACTTAGTGTTGATTACCATTGTAAAGAACCATGAAAATGATATTAACCTATAAGAGTTACTCTCAAGTTTACTTGCTAATTATATGTTTGGCTCTCTGTGCTGATCTTCAGGCTGGCAAGAAAGGTGTTTCTCAAACGGTCATTGGGCTTATTTTTAGCTCATTTGAGCTTGGGATTTTTGTTTCTGCTCCTCTTTACGGCCTTTTTGTAAGTACTATCTTTGTGTGCCTTAGATTTGTTTCAAATGCCTTTGCAGAAAATTCTAATTTATATTTAGGATGAAATATTATCATCTGCTTGCTTTTGGAATGTGGGGAGTTTAGGTTAGTGGAGCTATTGGTGTTCATGGGTAAACTGCTGCCTCTGGCTTTTGTGTGGAAAACAATTTGTGTGAATAATCTCTTTggctgatttgtttttaaacagcagtttattatttcttagaATAGTACAATAATGAAACAGAAATTgttgtaaagagagagagagaatgaactGCATTAATATGAATTTGGCTTTAAGGACTAGATGGGATTTGTGTGAATAAATTTAACTATTGGAACATGGCCACAACATTGTGTGGAAATGGGGGTTAAACATGATTGTATCTGCAACACATTCTCCAAGATGGGTTAGTTATATATTCTTTGTGGTCATACCTGGCCTATGAGAGGTGTCCCACAGAGAAAGGAATAGCTCCAAATGATTTGTTCTAAATATCTAGAAAATCTAATTTTTTCGCTGAGGAGACTGTGTGATTGTTACATGTGCTGAAAATCAGGAAGAATATAAAACCCCCTTCCCACACTTTGAATTCCTCagattttgtatatatatatagtccagAATTCCTTTTCTGTCTGTGGTCAACTTACCTGGAACAAACAGCCTCATCATATTCActgttcaagattttttttccccctgccATAATGTTTGTCATTGGGTGTGTAGGCATGCTGGCACATATGTGCATGAGTTGTTTCATATATGTCTGTCTGAATGGCTGTAGCAAGAGTGAGTGATTTATAAATACCTTCATCAAGGTCATctttgtaatcatcatcatcttacaCTTTATGTTAGTGACAAGGGTTTCTGAGTTGTGTGGCAGAAAGCTTATAATAACTAATGGAGATCTTTAACACCGTTTTGATCATTTAATTTTCCACATTGCTTTGCTGCTTATCACACAGTTGACAAAGATTGGAGCACGGTTCCTGTTCATCTCAGGGCTGTTTGTCTGTGGTGGATGTGCAGTTCTTTTTGGGTAAGCAATGTCTTCacatcagttgtttttttttacagtgatGTAAGTTTTGTTCTTGGACAATCATTACTGGTCTGAGTCAGTTATTGAGCACCACCATTAAGCAAGACAATGAATGTACTTGTAACCAGGAATCCGGTATGGTGGTATAATGGAACTCTGAATCTCTTAAGACATATTGATGTTTATCATCAAAGTAAGGCTGTTCTACCAAaggttttcttctcattttaaGGGGTATTAAGAGTGTTCTTAGTGGAACTATGTATGTTACATGATTGAGTTTAATTCTTGCTGCAGCATTTTACATTTGTGCCCTTCTGGAACAATCTTCATTGTCATGTGTTTTGTGGTGCGCACAGTGGAAGCTTTGGCGGCTTCTGCATTTGTTACCTCAAGTTTTGCTATTATTGCAAATGAATTTTCTGGACAGGTTTCTACagtgtttgtaagtgtgaatgtttatatctttttctttttgaaacacAGTTAAAATGTTTGCACACAGTCTCAATCTCTCGGTGTTTCAACTGGTTATAGATGTATGTTTgaagataattatatatatctctctcctACTTTCATCTAACAGTCATGCCCCTTTGCACAGAGAATATGCCTTATGACCCTATACTCAGGttcaaatatagaaaaatgtaCAATTGCTTATAGATTGTTGTTGAACATGCTGTTTTATATTGTCAATGTGCTTGTATCTCCCCAATGTCATAATAACAGTGAGACATTGGCATTAAAGATGTCATGTCTTTTAAACAGGCACTTGCATGCACGTAAACCACTCTTCCACATTCttcaacacacaaaaatgaacaagaaatctgaaaaaaataagtgtatTTATCTATATTCAGTGGCaaaggaaccaggggggcagggGTGGGGGCATGGGGGCAGCCATCCCATCAAaaggggacaagaatgtgaatgtcattCACTCTCAGCATTAAGTTTGTACCCCCAAAcccgagcatcttcctatgccacccatagtttttaagtgttttagacaaaatgaaaatattttaaaaaactttctttaaattgCTTCAGTACTGTTCATTTTATGAGAAGATTCTCAAATTAGGCAACAAGAACCCTTCAAGCAAAAGTAATTATGCAGAGAAatatgtaacaaagaaaaaaaaaaagattaaaattgcAAAAAGGGACAGTTGAATTAAATagctcattttatttttttacttcatcaTTAGCAACTTTGTAGTTTAACATGGTTCTCATTTACTAATAGTTGATATTACTGATAATGTTTGATCTTGCAGGGTATGCTGGAAACTTTACTGGTCTGGGACTTATGGTTGGACCACCAATTGGAGGTGCCTTATATGAAGTAAGTATCTTAAGGTgttaaaatcataaaatttgtacaataaaaaatctttattaattcttttcatgaaattattttaggtTATCTGTTTTCCAGCATCTGCTGTTTTAATCAAAGACTTGAAGTTGCTATTGCAATTAGATCTGCATTTCAACTGATTTGAGACAGGTGTTTTGAGGTAGTTGAGCTGTAActatgaagacatttgcagGTGTAAGCTGCAATACAAAGTTAACAAAATATTCTCCAATGTCCTGTTGCAGTTGGGAGGCTTTGGTTTGCCATTCTGGGTGATGGGGTCTGTACTGATCTGTGCCTCAGTGATCACTATGATTCTACTTCCAGATATACCAGGTACATGCTCTTACTTTGCCCTCCCCATGTTTGACTGACATGCAAATATCCTGTGTTTTTGTAattggatgcaagatgaaactGGGCTGAGTACTTTTTCAATCTCATTTCAAATTCTACAGCTGAACCATGTTCACTAAACACTCTGTGTCATGGTTAACCCTTTTCCCGCTGACATTCTCATTAATTCTCCCATACATGCTTTCTACATTGCAGTCCCTAAGTAGCGAAGAGGTTAAAATAACCTAAAACATGGAGGGAGGGACTGGTCCGTGAGACATACTAGATACATTGGAAAAACTAGACAAAATTTGCAACAGTGGCACATGTATAACTTAGATCTGTTTTGAAGTTGACTGATCGAGTGGGTACAAGTTTTTGTGGGAAAAGATTGTAACTGATAACTTACCAACTGAGAATGGCAGAGAAAAGTGAACTTAACGGTTGTGTTCTTGaccctaataataataattattattcattctTGTCATTTTAGATAAACCACATCCTAGAAAAGGATCTGTACTACACCTCCTTACCAATCCTCTTGTCATAGTCTCTGTCTTGATCATTGGAAGTGGTTCGTTTT
This window of the Pomacea canaliculata isolate SZHN2017 linkage group LG4, ASM307304v1, whole genome shotgun sequence genome carries:
- the LOC112562214 gene encoding LOW QUALITY PROTEIN: MFS-type transporter SLC18B1-like (The sequence of the model RefSeq protein was modified relative to this genomic sequence to represent the inferred CDS: inserted 1 base in 1 codon); this translates as MQTTGERKRVREKHLDVGERTPLLSSTENYSSVNIETNENQPQDTAGRATSKHAGESDAETSFSFRQLPARKKWTLCMMAFSNFAACTCFSLLAPFFPIEAGKKGVSQTVIGLIFSSFELGIFVSAPLYGLFLTKIGARFLFISGLFVCGGCAVLFGILHLCPSGTIFIVMCFVVRTVEALAASAFVTSSFAIIANEFSGQVSTVFGMLEXFTGLGLMVGPPIGGALYELGGFGLPFWVMGSVLICASVITMILLPDIPDKPHPRKGSVLHLLTNPLVIVSVLIIGSGSFSLGFLEPTLADHLSQFSLRTVYIGLIFVIEAALYAITAPFWGYLSDTKGLSYSLVIIGSIVNCIGFLLVGPSSLLPFLPSELWLVIVSLVVMGLGIGCALVPTLRCLLIGAQRVGYEENLDTFGIVSGLFNSAFSLGTFIGPTVGSIIEEHKGFAFAATTTAALFAVSAVFFVSYVIIEKTCLPNLSGDSVPIQEHVRSQTLENAAGCTSRSHSPSGSNMQNSETI